One Nicotiana sylvestris chromosome 12, ASM39365v2, whole genome shotgun sequence genomic window carries:
- the LOC138883014 gene encoding uncharacterized protein encodes MAEYEACIMELNLAIDINIQELLVIGDSDLLVHQVQGEWTMKNTNILPYLYHVQELMKRFTKIEFKHVPRVQNKFAGILATLSSMIQHPDKNFIDPILVKIHNQPAYCSHVEEETDGKPWFHDFKEYLAKGEYREHAKHTQKCTLRRMSNHFFQSGRTPYRRTPKLGLLRCVDANEASRLLEEIHA; translated from the coding sequence atggcagaatatgaggcgtgcaTTATGGAGCTCAATCTGGCCATCGATATAAATATACAGGAGTtactggtaattggtgattcagatcttctggtacatcaggttcaaggagaatggacTATGAAAAACACCAACatactaccatacttgtatcatgtgcaagaattaatgaagagattcacaaagatagaattcaaacatgttccaagagTCCAGAATAAGTTCGCAGGCatattggccaccttgtcatcaatgatacaacatccagataagaatttcatcgatcccatctTGGTGAAAATCCATAACCAGCCAGCTTATTGTTCTCATGTTGAAGAggaaacagatggaaaaccttggttccatgacttTAAAGAATACttagcaaaaggagaataccgGGAACATGCAAAACATACTCAGAAGTGCACTTTGCGGAGgatgtccaatcacttcttccaaagcggaAGGACCCCGTATAGAAGAACTCCTAAGCTggggttgttaaggtgtgttgatgCAAATGAGGCTTCCAGAttgcttgaggagatacatgcctGA
- the LOC104229326 gene encoding uncharacterized protein, producing MHLHFCLWQYHLTISMGQSLKKFANDEQKDNVGPMINEFYESHFKNMENWKFDQFCRAVCLTVEDINEKLGSTQFKVPKIEELHRLYDKYHIDKGSKSLTPEEYQNMLKEIILDTKVTGSGAKDVLLYLFGVPVTALFIKQSIIPQAIPNEIFIPGITSATVFLLAKLHKI from the exons ATGCACCTTCACTTTTGTCTTTGGCAATATCATTTAACAATTAGTATGGGTCAATCCCTCAAGAAATTTG CAAATGATGAGCAGAAGGATAATGTTGGTCCAATGATAAATGAATTCTATGAAAGTCATTTTAAGAATATGGAGAACTGGAAATTTGATCAATTTTGCCGTGCAGTCTGCCTAACAGTCGA AGATATCAACGAAAAGCTGGGGAGTACACAGTTTAAGGTGCCAAAGATTGAGGAACTCCATCGACTATACGAC aaATATCACATAGACAAAGGATCAAAATCGTTGACACCGGAAGAGTATCAGAACATGCTCAAAGAAATCATTCTTGATACAAAAGTTACCGGCTCTGGAGCCAAAGACGTATTGTTGTACTTGTTTGGAGTTCCAGTCACTGCTTTATTCATTAAGCAAAGCATTATTCCACAAGCCATTCCTAATGAGATCTTTATACCTGGCATCACTTCTGCAACTGTTTTTCTTCTAGCAAAACTCCACAAGATTTAG